ttcaaaaacaatatatatataatgtacaacTATTCACCATATACTCATAAATAAAGTGTAAAGTGGCATAAAGTTGAAGTAATCAagcttacaggactgtctcagaaaattagaatattgtgatgaagttctttattttctgtaatgcaattcaaaaaacaaaaatgtcatgcattctggattcattacaaatcaactgaaatattgcaagccttttattctgatttattgctgattatggcttacagcttaagaaaactcaaatatcctatctctaaatattagaatatcatgaaaaagtatactagtagggtattaaacaaatcacttgaattgtctaattaactcgaaacacctgcaagggtttcctgagccttgacaaacactcagctgttataaatctttttttttacttggtctgaggaaatattaaaattttatgagataggattttagagttttcttaagctgtaagccataatcagcaatattaaaagaataaaaggcttgcaatatttcagttgatttgtaatgaatccagaatgcatgacatttttgttttttttattgcattacagaaaataaagaactttatcacaatattctaattttctgagacagtcctgtacattacattaaaaatgAACTCGCACATATTTAGTTGTATATTCTGTATTGTAACCAATCAGCCCACCGTATGTGGTCACGTGGCCTCTGTAGCGTCGCGTGTCAGAAATCGGATGGGCATCTCTGATTGGACAGACGGCAGTCTGGCCTTCTAACAACAACTCCTCTGCTGCGTCACTGACGTTAATCTGCGGCTCCAGCCAACTCAACGTAAACACTACCGGAAACCACGCGGctctgttttcaaaataaaataaaggttgCGACTAACTAATAAGTTAATTCAATAATTACCGTCTTCATCGATCATGTAGTCTGTAAAATGTCCTAATACTCTAAACTGACAGTTTTGTATTCACGtttccttttttcctctcatgacatttttttaacgcaatataacgttttattttgaaggtttacacCAGGACTTCCAATCCGGTTCCGTTTAACTTGACGTTTCAGTTGCTATGGCGCGACCACCATAGCAACCGAGCCACAGAGAAGGAAAAGCGTTTTTTTAAATTCGATTTTTAGGTGTACAATTGATAGAAGATGGCGGCTCTTTTTTCTAAAGAAATGAACGTCACTTTGACTTTAAAAATGCAAGACACAAAAGTGATCAAGTCAAAGCCCGGGGAGGTCACGAGGAAGCCCCTCGAGTTACCTACACCGGGGAAGGTGCGGGCGGTGACAGGGAGTGAGCTCAAAGTTCCCGCTGCGCATAAAAACCGCGCGACGAGCTGCGCGAAGCGTCCGCAGCCGGAGCGGCGCGAGGCGACCGCCGGAGCCCTCAAGCCGAGCCCCTCCGAGAGGAGGTCCCGGTCCAGCTCCACCACCGCGAAGACCACCACGAAACCGGACTACCGGGGGGCGACCAGCAGCTCCGTGAAGCGCGCGGCCGTGACCCCAAAGGGCCGCGAGAGGAGCGCCGCTCCGGGCCAGAAGGGGGCGCTGCAGCCGGGGGGCGCGAGACATGAgcggtgagacacggagaagtGTTTATAGCCGAGACTTTATTCTTCTACAGAACATTTGTGACATGGATAAATTATCTTTATTGTGCAGGTTGTTGGGGGAGGCCAGTTTGATATAGTtgtgactcaaaacaaccaaaacaaagaTGCAAAACTAGTCAAAACAACTCCAAAAggatttaaaataaacacatgtaATGCAGAAAGAAAACAAGGAGACGCCACACAACCTAAAAGACACGAAACATACACAAAGAGATGTACAGAgccaaataatgaaataaattaaatgaattgaataaataaaatacatttaagaaataaaatacatttaataaaataaataaattgaaataaataatacacgATTACTTATGACCAACACAGAGGCAAAAATACCGTAA
The Pseudoliparis swirei isolate HS2019 ecotype Mariana Trench chromosome 16, NWPU_hadal_v1, whole genome shotgun sequence DNA segment above includes these coding regions:
- the zgc:194621 gene encoding uncharacterized protein zgc:194621 isoform X1, with amino-acid sequence MAALFSKEMNVTLTLKMQDTKVIKSKPGEVTRKPLELPTPGKVRAVTGSELKVPAAHKNRATSCAKRPQPERREATAGALKPSPSERRSRSSSTTAKTTTKPDYRGATSSSVKRAAVTPKGRERSAAPGQKGALQPGGARHERHEAFTVIAPNPKTRRDTQRTEAEAELVALEELRLSRAMAYVSINPSSVGGCLSLEEVRLKQQQELMRAKRNQKPVRKQPVEQTAVLNITSKYQ
- the zgc:194621 gene encoding uncharacterized protein zgc:194621 isoform X2 → MAALFSKEMNVTLTLKMQDTKVIKSKPGEVTRKPLELPTPGKVRAVTGSELKVPAAHKNRATSCAKRPQPERREATAGALKPSPSERRSRSSSTTAKTTTKPDYRGATSSSVKRAAVTPKGRERSAAPGQKGALQPGGARHERHEAFTVIAPNPKTRRDTQRKAEAELVALEELRLSRAMAYVSINPSSVGGCLSLEEVRLKQQQELMRAKRNQKPVRKQPVEQTAVLNITSKYQ